A section of the Humulus lupulus chromosome 2, drHumLupu1.1, whole genome shotgun sequence genome encodes:
- the LOC133817993 gene encoding gibberellin-regulated protein 4-like — protein sequence MAMAKLLALMILAFIVISMIQTTVMASNGSGGHHNNKKRYGPGSLKSYQCPSECVRRCGRTQYHKPCMFFCQKCCKTCLCVPPGYYGNKAVCPCYNNWKTKEGGPKCP from the exons ATGGCCATGGCTAAGCTTCTGGCTTTGATGATCTTGGCTTTCATCGTCATTTCCATGATCCAAACCACC GTCATGGCTTCTAATGGCAGTGGAGGACATCACAACAACAAG aaACGATATGGACCAGGGAGTCTCAAGAGTTACC AATGCCCATCTGAATGCGTGAGGAGATGCGGGAGAACCCAGTACCACAAGCCGTGCATGTTCTTCTGCCAGAAGTGTTGCAAGACCTGCCTGTGCGTGCCACCGGGGTATTATGGTAACAAGGCTGTGTGCCCTTGCTACAACAACTGGAAGACCAAGGAAGGAGGCCCTAAATGCCCTTAG